Within Streptomyces sp. NBC_00704, the genomic segment GCGGGAGCTGGAGTTCACCGATCCGGTCACGGGCAGGCGGCACCTGCTGCGCAGCGGGCGCGTCCTGGAGGCCTGGACCGCGTACGACCGTTGGGCCGCCGGCCCGCGGCCGCCGGACGCGCCGCGGCCGGGAGCGGCTCAGTAACCGCGCCACCAGGCCAGGAAGCGCCGCCAGGCGTTCGGCCGGCGGACCGGCCCGGCGGGGTGCGGGACGTCCGGTCCGGACGGTGACGCGGGCGCGGCGCCGGGCACGGGCGCGGACGTCGGCGCCGTCGGGATCGGCGCGTGGACGGGCGTCGGCGTCGCAGCGGCCGGCGGCTCGGCGGCCGCTGCCGGGGCGGACCGCACGGGCGCGGGCGCCGGAGGCGTCAGACGCTGCGGCGGGATCGGGGCGTGGCTCGGCTTGTGCTTGACGTCCTGCTGGTCCCTGGGCTCGAAGCGCACCGGCAGCGCGACGAGGTGCCGCGACGCGATCGACATCGTCCACCGCAACTCGTCCTCGGGGCAGTCGAGTTGCACGTCGGGGAGTCGCGTCAGCAGCGCGTCGACGCCGACGTCGGCGATCGCGCGGCCGATGTCCTGGCCGGGGCACTCGTGCGGACCGCTGCCGAAGGCGAGATGGGAGCGGTTGCCCTGCATGTGCGCGGACAGGTCGGGGCGCACCCGGGGGTCGACGTTGCCGGGCGCGGGCGCGAAGAAGAGGCCGTCGCCCCGGCGGATGCGCTGGCCGCCCAACTCGGTGTCCTGCTTGGCGAAGTAGCCGAAGATGGTGCTGAACGGGGGCTCGTCCCACAGGGACTGCTCGACGGCCTCGGCCACCGTCATCTGCCCGCCGTTGAGCCGGGCGAGGAAGCGCGGGTCGGTGAGGACCATGCGCAGGACGTTGGAGAGCAGGTTGACCGTGTTCTCGTAGGCGGCGAACAGGACCAGGCGCAGATGCTCCCTGACCTCGTCGTCGGTGAGCCCTGCCGGGTGGGTGATGAGGTGGCTGGTGAAGTCGTCCTCCGGCTCGGCGCGGCGGCGGGCGGTCAGCCGGGCCAGCGCCTCGACGACGTACTCGTGACTGGCGACGGCGGTCTCGCTGCCCTTGAGCGCGTCGCGGGCGGAGTGCACCATCGTGTCGTTGTACTCGTCCGGCATGCCGAGGATGTGGCACATCACGGCCATCGGCAGGTGCTCGGCGAAGTCGCGGACCAGGTCGGCGCGGCCCAGCTCGCAGAAGCGGTTGACCAGGCGCTGGGTGGAGCGGTTGATGTAGCGGCGCACACTGCGGTCGTCGATGGTCGCCATGGCCGCCGTGACCGCGCCCCGCAGCCGCTTGTGCTCCTCGCCCTCGGCGTGCGCGCAGATGGGCTGCCAGGCGATGTGCGGCATGAGCGGGTGGTCGGGCCGGACCCTGCCCTGGAGCAGTTGCGACCAGATGCGGCTGTCCTTGGTGAAGAGCGAGGGCGTGCGCGCCATGCGCAGGTTCTCGGCGTGGCCGAGGACCATCCACATCGGCAGGTCGTCGTGGAGCAGGACCGGCGCGACGGGGCCGTACTCCTCGCGCAGCCGCTCGTAGAGTTCGTTCAGGTCCTCCGCGCCGGGGCCGTAGAGGCGGGCCAGTCCGCCGGGGCCCCGGTGGTGGGCGGGGCAGCCGGACGGCGGGTCCAGGGCGAGGTCGTGCGGGCCGGTGGGGGTGGGGTGTTCGGGAGTCACAGGGGGTCGCTCCGAAACTGTGCCGGACCCGGTGTGGTGCCGGATCCGGTGCCGGTGGTCGGTGGGGCCGTGCGGGTCAGGTGAGGCTGCGGCTGAGGGCCAGGGAGTGCAGGAAGCGCATGAGGGTCATCAGGACGTCCCGGCTGGAGGCGCGCCGGCGGACGTCGCACTCCACGATGGGGATCTCGGGCGG encodes:
- a CDS encoding cytochrome P450, encoding MTPEHPTPTGPHDLALDPPSGCPAHHRGPGGLARLYGPGAEDLNELYERLREEYGPVAPVLLHDDLPMWMVLGHAENLRMARTPSLFTKDSRIWSQLLQGRVRPDHPLMPHIAWQPICAHAEGEEHKRLRGAVTAAMATIDDRSVRRYINRSTQRLVNRFCELGRADLVRDFAEHLPMAVMCHILGMPDEYNDTMVHSARDALKGSETAVASHEYVVEALARLTARRRAEPEDDFTSHLITHPAGLTDDEVREHLRLVLFAAYENTVNLLSNVLRMVLTDPRFLARLNGGQMTVAEAVEQSLWDEPPFSTIFGYFAKQDTELGGQRIRRGDGLFFAPAPGNVDPRVRPDLSAHMQGNRSHLAFGSGPHECPGQDIGRAIADVGVDALLTRLPDVQLDCPEDELRWTMSIASRHLVALPVRFEPRDQQDVKHKPSHAPIPPQRLTPPAPAPVRSAPAAAAEPPAAATPTPVHAPIPTAPTSAPVPGAAPASPSGPDVPHPAGPVRRPNAWRRFLAWWRGY